In Taeniopygia guttata chromosome 6, bTaeGut7.mat, whole genome shotgun sequence, the genomic stretch GAAGATGTTCCAATTCCCTCAGAAAgtccatggcctcctctggacctgctccaacaATTCCATGCCCTCCTTCTGTCGGGGGAGCAGGCCAGAACTGTGCACAGGGTTCCAGGTGGGctctcagcaggagcagagggagagaatcccctcccttgacctgctggccgTGCTCCTTCTGGTTGCAGGATCTGGTTGGcttaaaaaatgggaatgatCCTTGTTTTCAGTTCACAGCAGTACCTGCTCCTGTGCATGCAGGTCCTGGTGAGGCTTTGCTGTTTCGTTTGTCTATGCAGATGATAAAACAGGACCAGGCAGTACACCCTGCCATGACTGCTCCTTGAAGTTGTGTAACCCCAGCAGCACCTGACAGCTGGGTAGGGCAGCTGTGGTTTTGGTCCTGAAAGCCTTGTCCCAGTGCTGCACTCCTTCCCTGACACCCTGACAggtgccagaggtgacctgtgGTGAttctctcccttccccagtGTACGACATCGTGAGGAATTACACCGCTGACTACGACAAGACCTTGATCTTCAACAAAATCCACCACGAGCTGAACCAGTTCTGCAGTGCCCATACCCTGCAGGAGGTGTACATCGAGCTGTTTGGTAAGTGTTGGGCAGCAGGGTGATCCCAGCTGGGATCCCACTGGGATCTTCCTGGGGTATCTTACAGGATATTGTACCCTTGGGCCACACTGCCCCTGTGCTGGGATTGCAGTGTAGTGTCCAGCTCCTTTTACATCCATCTGCCACTTCCCTTGTAACTTCAGTGACTCAGGTGTCTTTGTCTTTCCCCATCTGCATGGTGGGAATTCGATTTCAGtctttttccacctttttttctggatgcacaaagcagctgctctgctctcgTGCGTGCCGTGATGCCCGTGGCCTTCGCTATGGCAGTGGACTTGTCGtgttctgcttctgcttttaatCCCCTGCTCTGTTGCTGAATTCCCTTTTGCACTTTCACAGCTTCCTCCTGGCTGTCTGTAACAAGTGAGAGCTGGAAGGTTTTTCACAGGAGTAACAGTGCTTCAGGAGTTAGCACAGGTCATATTCTCCTTGGTGGGCCTGTGCCCCAAAGACAGAACAGGTTCTGTTCCTTCTTGAGTGGCTGAGCAGGGGGAAAATGGCTTATGGCAGGTAAAAGGTTGTcagaattttaatattaatgtaCTCCAAGTCCAAGTGCTGAGAAGGGATAGACTTCTACCACAGGCTCTGAGCATTCTTTCTTGCTGAGATGCTGAAAGCCACTTGCACTTAATTCAGATAACACAAACCCATCAACAGCTGAACTTTTCTAGTCACTTAGCATGTGAGTGTCCTTTTGGGAATGTTTTTGAGGGGGCATAGGAAGGGAAACAATGTACTGAATGTCTCAGGAAGCATCTTCATCTGACACTCTAGAGTTACCTGCTCTTCAAGGCCTGCAGGCTCTTTGCCACACACAAGCTGTGGGGCAAAATATGATAAACCAACTGCTCTCTCTTTTGTCCTCCAAACACAGATCAGATAGATGAGAACTTGAAGTTGGCCCTGCAGAAAGACCTCAATGTCATGGCACCAGGTCTCACTATCCAGGTGGGTTGTAGCCTTTCAATAATGAGAGATTTTAAAAGGTGGAGAAAGACTTTTTTGACaaagcctgcagggacagcacaagctaaaactgttttaaactgaaagatgaATGTTTTATGCtaagggtgggcaggccctggcacagggttcccagagaagctgtggctgcccctggatccctggaagtgcccaaagtcaggttggacagggcttggagcctcTGCCTCTGGTGGGAGTGTGGGTTGGAATGGACAGCAGGAAATGGAAATGTGGGAGATCTCTGGGAGAGTGACCCTGCTCAGCTGTGTTGCACAGGAGGATTAAGCACCACTGtccacagcactgcagctgttTTTGCAAAGAGATGTCTTGGTTGTTCAGATTGCATCAAAATGTTTAATCCAAAATGTGctccctctttcttctctcaCAGGCCGTGCGTGttacaaaacccaaaattccagagGCCATCCGAAGAAACTTTGAGCTAATGTGAGTAGCTGGGCATAAAATTGCATTAATTAGTTTTGAGGGTCCTGCACAGGCACAGTTCTGTTGGAAAGCTCTTCCCTGGTGCTCAGGGAGTGAGAGGTGAGCTCCAGGCAGTGTGTGCTTGGCCAGGTGCGCTTGTGCCTTCTGTTTTCCATTTCCATACTGAAATCAGGGCTCAGGGGTCGTGATGTCTTGCCCATAAGCTCCCTTCCAGGATCTCTGGGATGCCTTTGGGCAAAAGGAGATGCTCTTGGATCTCCCTTCATCTTTGGTTGAGCtagcccagctcccagcccacgTTGCCCTGCTCCTTGTCATGAGGGCCTCAGACTGGACTTGTATCCAGATGTGGCCAGATGGAGAGGGGGATGAGCCCTTCCTCTGGCCTGTGCCCGTGCCCATACAGCTGCAGACAGAGCCAGTCCCcatggctgggagcagggagctggcagctggctGGCCCCTTGTCCCTGTGGCCTCTCTTGGGATGCAGAGCTGCTCTATCAGCGATTGGAGAGATGGGAGAGATTTTGAGATGGTCAAAGAATCCAAATTTATGGCTGCTTACATACTTACTCTAGGAAGACTACTGATGTTTTACTACAGTGATTGGGTTAATCATCACATAAGCAAACTTACACATTTGAAACATCTCTTGCTTGCGGAAGTTGatgtcattttctttttccagtaaATCAGTCTGAATCTTCTTGCAATCTTGATTTAATTCTCAAAGTTCTGCTTGCTCTTGCCAAGGCATTTTGTCTATCATGCTAATAAGGTCCAAAGTACTCCCTGTTTTGTGTactcctcattccctttccCCAGGATAACACTTATCCCCTTGCAGGGAGGCTGAGAAGACCAAGCTGCTGATTGCAGCCCAGAGGCAGAAGGTGGTGGAGAAGGAGGCAGAGACAGACAGGAAGAAAGCACTCATTGGTAAtgtcaccagcacaggctgagcctccattcctgccttccctgctaAGCTGGGGCAGGACAGCTTCCACCACTGGCAGCTCCCTGAGGGAGGTGCAGCCAGGCTGCACAAGCAGTTGTTTTGAACATCTGGGTGAaaatcccacagcagcagagcagggagcacctctgtcctgcagcagggatggaggaaatCTCTCTGCTGGAAAAACTGCTTGGGCTTGGAgctccatgtccctgtgccaggagaaaCACACTTGTAAACGGGATGTCAGCTCTGCAGACATCAGCACTGTGTTTTCTCCCTGTATCCCTGCTGCTTGGAGTGCAGGCTGGCACTgagggggcagggagggagcagggagccagCTCGTGGTGTGGCAGACCCTGCAGGCAGGTGCTGGGGTCAGGGTGCTGGTGCTCAAGGCCTGAGAAGCAGATTTCCCAGCGGAGCCCATTGTGGTTGCAGAGGCAGAGAAGGCTGCACAGGTGGCCAGGATTCACTACCAGCAGAAGATCATGGAGAAGGAAACAGAGAAGCGAATTTCTGAGATTGAAGGTGAGCACGCTGCTGGGGCTGTCTGCTGGCTGGGGGTGGTGGCAGGTGGAGGAACCTCAGACCTGCAAAAGTTATCAagggtgctgcagggctgcaagGCTGTGCACTGGGATGGTTCCTGCCCCATGCACGGAgctctccaggggctgcagggcaggtaCAGGGCCAACCAGGCACTCCTGGGTCAGCTGGTCCCCATGGGATGAGGGCTCAGTGTGATATGGGGCCGTTCACTTCCTAACCTTTCTTTCCTgtccctcctctgctgctgtgttagATGCTGCATTCCTGGCAAGGGAGAAGGCAAAAGCTGATGCAGAGTACTACACTGCTCGGAAACTGGCTGACTCCAACAAGGTGAGCTCTGGGAAGCTGGAAAAACACTTGATCTAACAGCTCACACCCCAGGAGGCAGCTGCCTGACATGAAatgtgttctggtttgaaagcaaaaccagtgagagactccaagtcagaaatacagtttgttaagaaaagggaggaaaaccaAAATACCTGCaataattcaaaagaaaaactatggacagagtcagaatacaacctgacatccttttggtcagggtgttggtagcagtccaaattggactggctgcagtcctcctggagtggcagatgtggttctgtgggagcagtgatcctgtaaaagggtgtagtcttcctctgaaggtccagtggaaaaccccagctgttcctctgggaatccagtggaaaggCTGAGTCTACTGTCCCAAAaactcagattatatccaggttggaatgcttggctcctccctctgggtggagcatctcacaatgggatgttgTTGTTCTTATCAGTCACGCGGTGACATTCAGTAGCCCGTTATCAGCAGGTGTCTCCCCTGAgagaggattggttgtggaagagataaggaaaactgcccagttAGGACAGCTGCCAtgcagatggcaaatagaatacatcttgccttgcaatctAGGACAGATGTAGTGCTGCAGGACTCAGAAAGTTGTCTCTTAGGGTCTCTGGTTTCTGTTTTGCGTAGCTGAAGCTGACCCCTGAGTATCTGGAGCTGATGAAGTACCAGGCCATAGCTGCCAACAGCAAGCTGTACTTCGGCGACCGCATCCCCGGCGTGTTCCTGGATTCCTGTGCCTTCGAGCAGGCCGGCCTGAGGACTGCCCAGGAAAGCAGCCCTCCTGCCCAGGAAgccccagggagctctggagaCAGCCCTGTCAGAGGCCAGGAgagcacaggctgagggaggcagaggcagccTGGTGTAGCTCAGCAGTGAGCCCGGCTGTGCCCGGGGACGAGGCCCTGTGCCGCCGGGGCGATGCAGCACATGCCTGGACATCTTGTGTATAGGTGGCACTTGGGTTGATTTTCTTCTAGCAACAGGTTGCAAGGGCTCTGCCTCTTCTGTTTCTCCCCCTGTTAAATTGGTGCTTCCAAAGGAGGGATAATCCTGTACTAACATACCTATACTGGAATATTAAAGGACAGACAGCAGGAAAGCCTCCTGGGGCAGGAGTTATTTAGCAGGCATTGCTCTGCAGGAAGGAGATGTGGCTTTGAGTGCTGTGTTGCTGCACACAGGTCATTGCTCAGCACTCCTGGCTGAGGCTGAGTGAAGAGGAGGTTccccttgtcctgctgctgaagCTTTGCTTGGTGGAGGTTTCTGTTGACGCTGTCTCGCTCTCCTCAAGGACTCCAGTGGAGTGGACTCTCCTTGGCCAGCTTGTTCCTGCTCGGGGTGAGGAGTGGTTTGCTGTGGAATAGGTTATGGGAGTAGGATCTGCACAGCCACGATATTCCTGTAAACAGCAGTGCTAGATAACAACTTGGAGGAAGCAGTCTCTGAAGGGATTCTGCAACCCCTCTCTCCAAGCAAAAGCCTCACACTGGCTGCCTGGGACTGACTCTGGTGTTCCCACTGGGTGGCTGAGTCTCATTGCCTCCTAAAGCAGATTTTCAGGAGCACCTCAGAGCAGCTGTTTGGGAACAGAGCCTGGCAAGTCATTGCTCAGATTCCAGCCTCCCTGCAAGTCATTCACCAGGGAAAGGGGGCTGAATTTCTACTGCTCTGCCATGCTGGCAAAGTGAAGGGGAAGAGAAGAGTGAAAGGACCCTGCTGTGCAGCAGATCAGATGTTTGACACTGCAGCTGCAAAGTAGGTGAGGCATTGCTGCTTCTCCGTGCAAAATCCACTGCTGCAGGAGTGGGACCTGCTTTGTGTGTCCTTGAACAGCCACGGCAAGGAGTGTGTCCCTGGCCAGGCTTGCTGGCAGATGGATCTGCCCTGATTTGTGCTGTGATATATCTGACCCTGCTCCTGGTGTGCCGTGGCAGGGTGAGGGAGAGGTgcttggggaggggggaatCTGCTGGGACAAACCTGCTTTCtgctttccctccttcctcccctctgctTGTTGAGGGTGTGCTTGCTTTTAGGACCTGCTCCTCCTCGTGTTCTGTGAGGATCCGGGGTGCAATGGCTGGGGAAGCAGCTGGCAAGAGCTGGAATGCcatcctgcagctgggagcaccccagcactgcctgctgcaTGCTCAGAGACCTGctctcactgctgctgtcctgtcccctcggcaggggctgggggtggtgACACTCCAGGCACTCAGCCTGCTGGGGTCTTCTGTCCCTGGCTCCGTCTGCAGCCTCATGGCCAGGGGAGGGATGTGTTTAGCTTGTGCCATTGACAAACATTCGGCCCAAAGCAGCTTTGCCTGTGCTGGTGGTGtccccagaggagctgtgtggGCTCAGGCTTTGCCGTGCTGTGTCCCCACCATGTGTGGCTGGGCTCCAGGGatggcagtgtccccagcagcacacggtgcctcctgctgccctgctcctgccctggctgcctctTCTCCATctctgggacacagcagggtTGTGTTggccctgcccctcctgcaggGTGTGAGATATAACTGTGGGACTTCGCAGCAGTTTCAGGTGGTCGTTCTTGTCCTCTGCCTGCCTGCAAACTCCCAAGGCTCAGTTGATGCTCTGCTCCAGGATCCCAGCTCCTCTTCCAGCCCAgccatggcaggagctgggcaccAGGGCAGAGTGTTCTGTAGTGTTTGAAATGTCCCCTGGAAATGCTGCTTGGCTTGCAGGGCTTTTTTCCTGTGGGATGGGCTTTGAGGAAGCATTTGTAGTTGTTTCATCTCTGCCCTGCCACCTCCTCAGTGTTGCAGCAGGCCCTTGGCACAGATacagcctctcctcacagctGCTTTGGTTGGAATTTGGGATCAGGGCAGGCTTTATAGGCTAGAAGCACTGCTGGAGGGAATGCTGCCAGGAACGAAGTCTTCATGTGTGACTGGGGTTGGGCACACTGGGCATCAGGAAGGGCTGGACAGAGTAGGTTCTGCCAGCCTGGAAGTGACAAGGGCACGAGGGGAACTGCTGGGAGCAATACCCAGGCAGTTCACACCTCTCCTGCAGCGATCAGAGCAAGATGTCCACGCAGGGAGCAGGAAAGCCTGCCAGGCCAGtgcaggaagagctgcttcCCTTCGCATCCGAGCCTTGCTGTGCCTCCCTGCGCCGTGACTTTGCCTTCAGCGGCTGTCACCGGCTCAGTGTCCCTCTGTATGCATCAGCCACCTCCCTGCGTGGTCTGAGGGACCCCAGGGGATGCTCCTGTGGTCCCAGGTCCTGCAGCAGCATGTGTGATGCCCAGTGCCTTCTGCAGCAGCCTCCTGCACCCCTCCCTGCTTCCCTggcccctgctgcagcagccccagcgtGGGCAGGAGGGGTGGCAGCGGCTTTGGCACCCTGGtgtgggctgtgctgccctctgagccccagctgtgagcagggacatggctgcagccaggattttgggatggaacTGGCTTTTCTCTCCGCTCCCGTGGCCTGGGTGGGCCTGTGACTAAAGGGGTCTGCCCCTGGATGCGCATCTCCTTAAGGAAACACGATACATCTGGTCAGGTTTACATTCACAGTTAAGTTCTTTTGataaagcagaataaaattattttgttaccatttttttgggatggttttatGTGTCCTAGGGCTGGTGGCACATGAAGTGGGGGACCCCTCACCtctttctctgcagcagcactgcatgGTGTGGATGTCCTCAGCCGCAGCGGGTGCCAGCCTGGGAGCCCCGTGAGGAGCCTGTGCTCAAAGCAGGCCAGGATGGTGCTGAGCATGAGGGGActccctgcagcatcctggggcagcctggctctgtgtggcTGGCAAAATGTGCTGCAGTTTGGCCCCTGTGGCTCTGGCACTGGGTCAGGGAGTTCAGCTCCAAGCCTTTTCCCCCTTCTGTGATCCCcgcacagctccctgcctgctgccgccccgctgtcccctcctgcccagaCACACCCCATGACACCTCTACCTTCAGTCTTTATTAGTATAAAAGCCCTGAACCTAAATTATATCAAAAATGGGAGGCCTGGTTTTACAGCAAGTGGCTCAAAATGGGCACATAAGGGTCATAAATAAATGGCTGCAGTAAAAaggcttcccagggaattccctTTTGAACACTCAAGGAATAACTCCAGAGATAAAAGCCCCGTGGGGAGGCCAAGCCCAGCTTGGACCTGCCACGGCCCCTGGTGACATCCCCCCGTGTGATGTCCCCAGCCAGGGCGGTGTTCCTGGGCGCGGTCCCCACGGCGCGGTGCTCCTGCCCCGTGATGCCAGAGCTCCTCTGCAGCCCCGGCAGAGAAGGGCAGGAGGACAGGACACATTCAGGACGTCGGGagagaaggcagcagctcccagggtgTAGGACAGCCTGGACCGACGTGGGTTGGTCCTCCAAACCGGAGCTGGCATTGTCCCCGCTCCGCGTTTCCTTGGGACGCTCCCCCTGGGGCAACCGTGAGGCTGCCGAGTCCATTAAGGCACAACTCGAGGATCTGTAAACACTGGTGCCCACCCCGGGCAGGGTCCGAGGGGCCGGCCGGCGATTCAAGTAAGGCTGGAAGCGAGACGATGgctccccagctgtgccacccgcccagctgtgccacccgCCCAGCTGTGCCGCCCGCCCAGCTGTGCCGCTCCTCGGCCGGCCGCGGTGGCGGATGGAGCATCCTTGGTCACCTCCTGGCTGGGGGCGGCTTCAGGGCCACCTTTGGCGGGGGACAGCGCTGAAAGGGGGTCGGTGGGAGGGACGGTGCCGGCGGCCCCTCGCCGTAGCTCGGCGCTTTGCGCTTCAGCGCCGGGAGAGGTTTGCTGGGCGGCTTCGGCTTCTCCTGGCGGGAGGAGAGACCCGACtgcctcacctgggcacccagGGGGGACCCGGAGCGGGCAGGAGCGGAGGAAGGGTCCCCAAGCCCGCAGCCTGTGCCACCGCAGGGACGTGCCCGGCACGGGTGGGGCTGGGCCatggggaggggtgggtggtTACCTGCGGGGGCCATCgcggaggggacagaggggacccCCGCGGGCCGGGTGGCGGTGGCCGCGgggccagcacagggctgtgggcccgcggggccgccgtgctgctgagcaggctgggctggccGATGTCCCCGAGGGACAGCTGGCGGCGGCCCGCCCGCGCCCGGCCGCCCTCCTGGAACAGCGGGTTGGCGAGGCCGGAGTGAGTCCcgctggagctcctgtgggacgCGGGGACCATGTGGGGTCTGCTcggggcagccctggagctcaGCCCCGAGCAGCGGAGATGGGAATTACCCTTTGTGCGAGCGCCGCGCCGCCCTGGCTCTCAGGAGCACCGC encodes the following:
- the ERLIN1 gene encoding erlin-1; this encodes MAMAQAGAAAAAASGLLVFLLYSAIHRVEEGHLAVYYRGGALLTSPSGPGYHIMLPFITTFKSVQTTLQTDEVKNVPCGTSGGVMIYIDRIEVVNKLAPYAVYDIVRNYTADYDKTLIFNKIHHELNQFCSAHTLQEVYIELFDQIDENLKLALQKDLNVMAPGLTIQAVRVTKPKIPEAIRRNFELMEAEKTKLLIAAQRQKVVEKEAETDRKKALIEAEKAAQVARIHYQQKIMEKETEKRISEIEDAAFLAREKAKADAEYYTARKLADSNKLKLTPEYLELMKYQAIAANSKLYFGDRIPGVFLDSCAFEQAGLRTAQESSPPAQEAPGSSGDSPVRGQESTG